A DNA window from uncultured Methanoregula sp. contains the following coding sequences:
- a CDS encoding ARMT1-like domain-containing protein, with protein sequence MKLTDTCIDCLLSRVVFECQLASADQDCTDRTLAECRDLLGSMKDSSLLHPQIASAVHRKACEMVKNPDPFRELKRIGNEQALAVCRQVRDTLPAFRDRVLASVIGNTFDYAVKDHDVTSDFSRFFAQEFRNGLDRDDTDRILPLCQRVVYLTDNCGEIVFDRLLVQYLKSQGSQVTVAVRDAPILNDATMEDALALGFDRFSDHLTTTGAGSEIGLDLDKMPPDLARAIDTCTIIISKGMANYESLSEYDSLPPVAYLMCVKCEVIAEDIGIPRGSKIALLREDSRTNH encoded by the coding sequence ATGAAACTCACGGACACCTGTATCGATTGTTTGTTGTCCCGGGTTGTTTTCGAATGTCAGCTGGCATCTGCCGATCAGGATTGCACCGATAGGACTCTTGCGGAATGCCGGGATCTTCTGGGGTCTATGAAAGACTCATCCCTGCTCCATCCGCAGATCGCCAGTGCGGTTCACCGGAAAGCCTGCGAGATGGTGAAAAACCCGGATCCGTTCCGGGAGCTCAAGAGGATCGGCAATGAACAGGCGCTTGCCGTATGCCGGCAGGTGCGGGACACCCTTCCTGCGTTCCGCGATCGCGTGCTTGCCAGTGTCATCGGGAACACGTTCGATTATGCGGTCAAGGACCATGACGTTACATCTGATTTCTCCCGTTTCTTTGCACAGGAGTTCAGAAATGGGCTGGATCGCGATGATACCGACCGGATCCTCCCGCTCTGCCAGAGGGTGGTCTATCTCACGGATAATTGCGGCGAGATTGTTTTCGATCGCCTGCTTGTGCAGTATCTCAAATCGCAGGGATCACAGGTGACCGTGGCAGTCCGGGATGCACCCATTCTCAACGATGCCACTATGGAAGATGCGCTTGCCCTGGGATTCGACCGGTTCTCCGATCACCTCACCACGACCGGGGCCGGATCAGAGATCGGGCTCGATCTCGACAAGATGCCTCCCGATCTCGCCCGGGCCATTGACACCTGCACCATCATCATCTCCAAAGGAATGGCCAACTACGAATCCTTAAGCGAGTACGATTCCCTCCCCCCGGTTGCGTACCTCATGTGCGTCAAGTGCGAGGTTATTGCCGAAGACATCGGCATTCCCCGGGGTTCGAAGATTGCCCTGTTGAGGGAAGACTCCCGGACAAATCACTGA
- a CDS encoding NfeD family protein → MVLPDMGMSLGWLLIVGGAVLLLVEVHSPGFFATVPATVMIILGILQLAGFDIANPWMGGIVGIVTALCAAGFTVWMYGKITPNASPTTVSRDSLIGKTGRVKVAVDSASLSGKVIIGSTEWSAHSRGPTIPVNAEVKVIDSEGVHIVVEEVA, encoded by the coding sequence ATGGTACTTCCAGATATGGGGATGTCCTTGGGATGGCTGCTCATTGTTGGCGGCGCCGTCCTGCTGCTTGTCGAAGTGCACAGCCCGGGGTTCTTTGCAACGGTACCTGCAACAGTCATGATCATTCTTGGGATCCTGCAGCTCGCAGGATTTGATATTGCCAACCCGTGGATGGGTGGCATTGTCGGGATTGTTACTGCACTGTGTGCTGCAGGCTTTACCGTCTGGATGTACGGGAAGATAACTCCCAATGCAAGCCCGACCACGGTCAGCCGCGATTCGCTGATCGGCAAGACCGGCCGGGTGAAAGTGGCTGTCGATTCAGCGAGTTTATCCGGCAAAGTGATCATCGGCTCAACAGAGTGGAGCGCCCATTCACGAGGACCTACAATTCCCGTCAATGCTGAAGTGAAAGTCATCGATTCCGAAGGAGTCCATATTGTTGTTGAAGAGGTAGCATAA
- a CDS encoding stomatin-like protein, with amino-acid sequence MAFIETLIIIFLILAIVVIFAKGVVIIQPYEQGLQIRLGQYVGRMNPGFRWVVPFVSDITKLDLRTQVMEVPSQEVITKDNSPTNVDAIVYVRVIDPEKAYFEVSNYRLATVALAQTSLRGIIGDMELDEVLYNRDIINTKLRDILDRETDQWGVKVERVEIKEVDPVEAVKNAMTEQTAAERARRAAILRADGEKRSAILKAEGLRQSMILEAEGERQSKVLRAEGERLSKILQAQGEAQGLRILSVGAAPLDRKAITVLSLDALKTMANGQATKIIFPFEISELIRQGAKFLGAKDESPDEVAARPVMDDNILGVIPRPETVDAILKEIQDAVPKVTEDELKDTSKRKVPPAADGKEE; translated from the coding sequence ATGGCCTTTATCGAAACCCTCATCATTATATTCCTCATCCTTGCCATCGTTGTAATATTTGCCAAGGGTGTCGTGATCATCCAGCCGTACGAGCAGGGGCTCCAGATACGGCTCGGCCAGTACGTGGGACGGATGAATCCCGGTTTCCGCTGGGTCGTACCGTTTGTCAGTGACATCACCAAACTCGATCTCAGAACCCAGGTGATGGAGGTCCCTAGCCAGGAAGTCATCACCAAGGACAACTCCCCGACGAATGTCGATGCCATCGTGTACGTGCGGGTCATCGATCCCGAGAAAGCCTATTTCGAGGTCTCGAATTACCGGCTTGCAACGGTCGCGCTGGCCCAGACAAGCCTGCGTGGCATCATCGGCGACATGGAACTCGACGAGGTGCTCTACAACCGCGACATCATCAACACCAAACTCCGTGACATCCTCGACCGCGAGACCGACCAGTGGGGTGTCAAGGTCGAGCGTGTAGAGATCAAGGAAGTGGACCCGGTCGAGGCTGTGAAGAATGCCATGACCGAGCAGACCGCAGCAGAGCGTGCCAGAAGAGCGGCAATCCTTCGGGCAGACGGTGAAAAACGTTCGGCAATCTTGAAAGCCGAGGGTCTCCGGCAGAGCATGATCCTCGAAGCCGAAGGCGAGCGGCAGAGCAAGGTGCTCCGGGCTGAAGGTGAACGGCTCTCGAAAATCCTCCAGGCCCAGGGTGAGGCGCAGGGACTCCGTATCCTGTCCGTGGGTGCAGCCCCGCTTGACCGAAAAGCGATCACCGTGCTCTCTCTGGATGCCCTCAAGACCATGGCGAACGGGCAAGCTACGAAGATCATCTTCCCGTTCGAGATCTCCGAGCTGATCCGTCAGGGAGCAAAGTTCCTCGGTGCAAAGGATGAGTCTCCCGATGAAGTTGCAGCAAGGCCGGTCATGGATGACAATATTCTCGGTGTGATCCCGAGACCGGAGACGGTTGATGCCATCCTCAAGGAGATCCAGGACGCGGTTCCGAAAGTAACCGAAGACGAGCTCAAGGATACGAGCAAGCGTAAGGTACCCCCGGCCGCGGACGGGAAAGAGGAGTAA
- a CDS encoding site-2 protease family protein has translation MDWILLIVLLVAAYALIAFTIHKRKLWQDHITFYGPLMAIKTEKVGFFDRFLPFSTFLRLYGTLGVLMVIVVSVLMTVMLLVAAQNIVTQRPALTMANDPKNVLAIPGVNDFIPFTFAVWFGLILTMIIHEFGHAILCRVEGIRVKTMGVLLAVIPIGAFVEPDEEDQEKSRGLAKMRMFGAGITNNILMGVLCFVAIILLLGLAVPLSTPLVHGVYVDSPAYQAGVPPNSVIQEVNGIHVNTRDEVASILNNTKPGDQVTLVLDNKGKPESHTLTLTSWPKDLGTRTSGFMGVTYYDAPAVKEQFGLLYQPVGIIILLAVPLYTIMDPASWSQFALLTVDTVDTIMWQVPFPQFWLVIQILFWCGWFNLVVGTFNALPLLPLDGGLILKEAVDRLLDRRGLIKYSGYVVSAISYMMLAVLLAVMILPYMMNLPR, from the coding sequence ATGGACTGGATCCTTCTGATCGTTCTTCTTGTTGCAGCGTATGCTCTCATAGCATTCACTATTCACAAGAGAAAACTCTGGCAGGATCATATCACGTTTTACGGTCCCCTGATGGCGATAAAAACCGAGAAAGTCGGGTTTTTTGACCGGTTCCTCCCCTTCAGCACATTCCTGCGACTCTATGGGACGCTGGGCGTGCTCATGGTCATCGTGGTCTCGGTCCTGATGACGGTCATGCTCCTTGTCGCCGCCCAGAATATCGTCACCCAGCGGCCGGCGCTCACCATGGCAAATGATCCCAAGAATGTGCTCGCTATCCCGGGCGTAAACGATTTTATCCCGTTCACGTTTGCAGTCTGGTTCGGGCTCATCCTCACGATGATCATCCACGAATTCGGCCATGCCATTCTCTGCCGGGTGGAAGGGATCCGGGTAAAGACCATGGGAGTTCTGCTTGCCGTGATCCCAATCGGAGCATTCGTTGAACCGGACGAGGAGGACCAGGAGAAAAGCCGGGGTCTTGCCAAGATGAGGATGTTCGGAGCCGGTATCACCAACAACATTCTTATGGGTGTGCTCTGTTTTGTTGCCATTATTCTGCTGCTCGGGCTTGCCGTACCGCTCAGCACTCCGCTTGTACACGGGGTGTATGTGGATTCCCCGGCATACCAGGCAGGCGTTCCCCCGAATTCGGTTATCCAGGAAGTCAACGGCATTCATGTGAATACAAGGGATGAGGTTGCCTCAATCCTGAATAATACAAAACCCGGAGATCAGGTCACGCTGGTCCTGGATAATAAAGGAAAGCCCGAATCGCATACCCTGACGCTCACCTCCTGGCCAAAAGACTTAGGCACACGGACGAGCGGGTTCATGGGAGTCACGTATTATGATGCTCCGGCCGTCAAGGAGCAGTTCGGTCTCCTGTACCAGCCGGTAGGCATCATCATTCTGCTGGCAGTACCGCTCTATACGATCATGGACCCGGCCAGCTGGAGCCAGTTCGCACTCCTGACGGTCGACACGGTGGACACCATAATGTGGCAGGTGCCATTTCCCCAGTTCTGGCTTGTCATCCAGATCCTCTTCTGGTGTGGATGGTTCAATCTCGTTGTCGGGACCTTCAACGCGCTTCCCCTCCTCCCGCTCGACGGGGGTCTCATCCTCAAGGAAGCGGTTGACCGGCTGCTGGACCGGCGGGGTCTAATCAAGTATTCCGGCTACGTGGTCAGCGCAATAAGTTACATGATGCTGGCCGTGCTCCTGGCCGTGATGATCCTGCCGTATATGATGAACCTCCCCCGGTAA
- the rnhB gene encoding ribonuclease HII: protein MICGVDEAGKGSVLGPMVIAAVGVAKESVLAGLGVKDSKELSAHERERLYPIIRKQCRVSVIQLDAQDIDRVRTEMTMNAAVARAHAQAINKISPSLAYVDACDVNTFRYAETVKRSLDKPCEIVSEHHADQKFAIVSAASIVAKVVRDREITKLSKKYGEIGSGYPSDPITIRYLSAYIEEHKMPPPIARRSWKTVENLLAQRSQRSLGDF from the coding sequence GTGATTTGCGGCGTTGACGAGGCAGGGAAGGGATCCGTGCTGGGCCCGATGGTAATTGCGGCGGTCGGAGTGGCAAAGGAATCCGTGCTGGCTGGGCTTGGCGTGAAAGACTCAAAGGAATTATCGGCCCATGAGCGCGAGCGGCTGTATCCCATTATCCGTAAACAGTGCAGAGTTTCGGTGATACAACTGGATGCGCAGGATATCGACCGGGTCCGCACGGAGATGACCATGAATGCGGCCGTTGCCCGAGCCCATGCACAGGCGATCAATAAGATCTCCCCGTCCCTTGCCTACGTGGATGCCTGTGATGTCAATACCTTCCGCTATGCCGAGACCGTGAAACGGAGCCTTGACAAACCCTGCGAGATTGTCTCGGAACATCATGCAGACCAGAAATTTGCCATCGTGTCGGCGGCCAGTATCGTTGCAAAGGTTGTTCGCGACCGGGAAATCACTAAACTTTCGAAAAAATACGGGGAGATCGGCAGCGGGTACCCGTCCGACCCGATCACCATCAGGTACTTGTCCGCATATATCGAAGAGCACAAAATGCCGCCACCCATTGCCCGCAGGAGCTGGAAGACGGTCGAGAATCTCCTTGCACAACGATCCCAGCGCAGTCTTGGGGATTTCTGA
- a CDS encoding TrkA family potassium uptake protein, whose protein sequence is MYIIIVGLGGIGRNLAKLAVEHAHNAVVIDQDEARCSEVLEHYDVLAVTGNATDKTILEEAGIDRADALIATTSDDAVNLMTCWLAKKFRVPNVVAIVNQPSHSDFFKEVGVRISENPDELVASRLYYWTQNPQLQQLASIPGGSIFEIVAETGSPIVGHEIRELKVKDFVFIAIRRSSGELIIPSGNVKIQAGDIFTVFTKKEAEADCLRLLNKQLKKSAE, encoded by the coding sequence ATGTACATCATCATCGTGGGGCTTGGGGGAATTGGGAGAAATCTTGCAAAACTGGCAGTCGAGCACGCACATAATGCGGTGGTCATCGACCAGGACGAGGCCCGGTGCAGTGAAGTCCTGGAACACTACGATGTGCTTGCGGTGACCGGTAACGCTACCGACAAGACCATCCTTGAAGAGGCAGGAATCGACCGGGCCGATGCGCTGATCGCAACCACCAGCGACGATGCCGTCAACCTGATGACCTGCTGGCTGGCAAAGAAATTCCGGGTACCGAACGTGGTTGCCATTGTCAACCAGCCATCCCATTCCGACTTTTTCAAGGAAGTGGGGGTACGGATCAGCGAGAACCCTGACGAACTTGTCGCATCCCGGCTTTACTACTGGACGCAGAACCCCCAGCTCCAGCAGCTGGCCTCGATACCCGGCGGCTCCATCTTCGAGATAGTTGCCGAAACGGGTTCTCCCATAGTCGGTCACGAGATCCGCGAGCTCAAGGTCAAGGATTTCGTCTTCATCGCGATCCGGCGCTCAAGCGGCGAACTGATCATCCCGAGCGGCAACGTGAAGATCCAGGCGGGGGATATCTTTACGGTCTTTACCAAGAAAGAGGCCGAAGCCGACTGCCTCCGGCTTCTCAACAAACAGCTTAAAAAATCAGCGGAGTGA
- a CDS encoding NAD(P)/FAD-dependent oxidoreductase → MKSKYDVLVIGGGPAGALAAKTAVEKGLSACIVEKRPAIGAPVRCAEGIGQDGLQEFIEPDYRWISAEMTGATVVAPDGFVMKLESELAGSKVGYVLDRKFFDRELVWKASEAGADVAVKSRAAAPIIENGFVKGAKIEYCGKISSVRAEVVIAADGVESKFSRWCGVDTTVPVREIMSSVQYVMTDIDIDEHSTVFYLGNDVAPEGYLWVFPKGKRAANVGIGISGKKSGDGHRAKDYLDKFVKKTFPHGKTIEYIPGGVSVCRPLPCTVADGLLITGDAARVVDPLTGGGIYNAMYTGRLAATVAADCIGKGDVSKKALMKYDKEWRASKMGKAIERNYHIKEYLIKQSDEKLNEIIHSVSKLNLKEFTTLTLVKEIIRVNPKLVLELGALAASLR, encoded by the coding sequence ATGAAAAGTAAGTACGACGTTCTCGTCATCGGCGGCGGCCCTGCCGGCGCACTGGCAGCAAAGACGGCCGTGGAGAAAGGACTCTCTGCCTGCATTGTCGAGAAACGCCCGGCGATTGGTGCACCGGTCAGGTGTGCTGAGGGAATAGGACAGGATGGCCTCCAGGAGTTCATCGAACCGGACTACCGCTGGATCTCAGCCGAGATGACCGGCGCAACCGTTGTTGCCCCTGACGGATTTGTCATGAAACTCGAATCCGAGCTTGCCGGGAGCAAAGTCGGGTACGTTCTCGACCGCAAGTTCTTCGACCGTGAGCTGGTCTGGAAAGCTTCCGAGGCCGGTGCCGATGTTGCCGTCAAATCCCGGGCAGCAGCACCCATTATCGAGAACGGATTTGTCAAAGGTGCAAAGATCGAGTACTGCGGCAAGATCTCAAGCGTCCGCGCCGAGGTCGTTATTGCAGCGGACGGAGTCGAGTCCAAGTTTTCGAGATGGTGCGGCGTGGACACGACCGTCCCGGTCCGCGAGATCATGAGCTCGGTCCAGTACGTGATGACCGATATCGACATCGATGAACACTCCACGGTCTTTTACCTGGGTAACGATGTTGCTCCTGAAGGGTACCTCTGGGTCTTCCCGAAAGGCAAGCGGGCGGCAAACGTCGGGATCGGCATCTCCGGGAAGAAGAGCGGCGATGGGCACCGGGCAAAGGACTACCTGGACAAGTTCGTCAAGAAGACCTTCCCGCACGGCAAGACCATCGAGTACATCCCCGGCGGAGTCTCGGTCTGCCGGCCGCTTCCCTGCACGGTTGCCGACGGTCTCCTGATCACCGGTGACGCAGCCCGCGTGGTTGACCCCCTGACGGGCGGCGGCATCTACAATGCCATGTACACCGGCAGGCTCGCTGCCACCGTTGCAGCGGACTGTATCGGCAAGGGCGACGTCTCGAAGAAAGCCCTGATGAAATACGACAAGGAATGGCGTGCCTCAAAGATGGGAAAAGCCATCGAGCGCAATTACCACATCAAGGAATACTTGATCAAACAGTCAGATGAGAAACTCAACGAGATCATCCACTCGGTCTCAAAACTCAATCTCAAGGAATTCACGACATTGACCCTGGTAAAAGAGATTATCCGGGTCAACCCGAAACTGGTGCTCGAGCTTGGGGCGCTCGCAGCATCACTCCGCTGA
- a CDS encoding 4Fe-4S binding protein yields the protein MLKVHRDICGYCGCCVSVCPEGALELIDAYLSVEKNCTSCGVCAKVCPLGALEVVNEK from the coding sequence ATGCTCAAAGTACATCGGGATATCTGTGGATATTGCGGATGTTGCGTATCGGTCTGCCCGGAAGGAGCTCTTGAACTGATCGATGCGTACCTGTCCGTGGAGAAGAACTGCACCAGCTGCGGAGTCTGCGCAAAAGTCTGCCCCCTTGGCGCCCTGGAGGTAGTCAATGAAAAGTAA
- a CDS encoding methyltransferase domain-containing protein, with amino-acid sequence MADKQLLSTIRYVAGTKPVFTLSEILPYLEEGTPADVEDLFRQIAGDLKGLGLVADKRGGDYEISRLSPPQIYTLNTEESARTNHFFEQKTIPAELQSAIEQYITKKVGKDWDDPAVIEKLRRAIIAQKDDYWKPQHKRSLQYTKGYSVLGYLAYHFPVYFMQTEYLLLLLARSGRLRQRMTILDIGTGPGVVPLAIADFYSRLDTAKADVFSLERSEEHVEAFLALRDSCVPRGGKVSIKPPVRADLRTLDPEVLPAKIDLAVFSNVLNELPDASADMREEIVTRIAERLAPDGTILIVEPADEENSTRMRSLTVALQGKGLSIQSPCSFIWGIPCTAPRCWSFRTGPAIKMTRIMETIAQCEESYRFINTDIKYSYAILGREPRKTESYRLSSESKFLRLSKLRQHVEKRINTAGLKMSGELGNAKTHVYKICDGTAKTPVYAVLPSFHITPDNEGLTTAPYGSVLEMKGVLVRYNKAHDAYNLLVNRNTRVYRQES; translated from the coding sequence ATGGCCGATAAACAGCTCCTCTCAACAATCCGGTACGTTGCCGGTACAAAACCGGTATTCACCCTGTCAGAGATCCTCCCGTACCTTGAGGAGGGAACACCTGCTGACGTTGAGGATCTGTTCCGACAAATAGCTGGCGATTTGAAAGGGCTCGGGCTTGTTGCAGATAAAAGAGGGGGCGATTACGAAATATCACGGCTTTCACCTCCGCAGATATATACCCTGAACACGGAGGAATCTGCCCGTACCAACCATTTTTTCGAACAAAAAACCATTCCGGCAGAACTCCAGTCGGCTATCGAGCAGTATATCACAAAAAAAGTGGGGAAGGACTGGGACGATCCGGCGGTAATCGAGAAACTCCGCCGTGCGATCATTGCCCAGAAAGACGATTACTGGAAACCGCAGCACAAACGGTCCCTGCAGTACACCAAGGGGTACAGCGTGCTCGGCTACCTGGCGTACCACTTCCCGGTCTACTTCATGCAGACCGAATACCTCCTCCTGCTGCTTGCCCGGAGCGGGCGATTAAGACAGAGGATGACTATTCTGGATATCGGTACGGGACCGGGGGTTGTCCCGCTCGCGATTGCGGACTTCTATTCCCGGCTCGATACCGCGAAGGCGGATGTATTCTCCCTGGAACGTTCGGAAGAGCATGTCGAGGCGTTTTTAGCCCTCCGGGACAGTTGCGTGCCCAGGGGAGGAAAAGTCAGCATCAAGCCACCGGTACGAGCTGACCTGCGGACCTTGGATCCGGAAGTCCTACCGGCAAAGATCGATCTGGCGGTTTTTTCCAATGTCCTCAATGAGCTGCCGGATGCCTCAGCAGATATGCGGGAAGAGATAGTTACCCGCATTGCAGAGCGACTGGCTCCAGACGGGACGATCCTGATCGTGGAGCCTGCAGACGAGGAGAATTCGACCCGGATGCGCTCCCTGACAGTTGCCCTCCAGGGAAAAGGTCTCTCGATTCAGAGCCCCTGCTCGTTCATCTGGGGTATTCCCTGCACCGCCCCCCGCTGCTGGAGCTTCAGGACAGGCCCCGCAATTAAAATGACCCGTATTATGGAAACCATTGCGCAGTGCGAGGAGTCCTACCGGTTCATCAACACCGATATCAAGTACAGTTATGCGATTCTGGGCAGGGAACCCAGAAAAACAGAATCATACCGTCTTTCTTCTGAATCAAAATTCCTCCGGTTGTCCAAACTCCGGCAGCATGTGGAAAAACGGATCAATACGGCGGGCCTGAAGATGAGCGGGGAGCTGGGCAATGCAAAGACCCATGTGTACAAGATCTGCGACGGGACAGCAAAAACACCGGTCTATGCGGTGCTGCCCTCGTTCCATATCACCCCGGATAATGAGGGGCTGACAACAGCACCCTATGGTTCCGTTCTTGAGATGAAAGGTGTTCTCGTGCGGTATAACAAGGCGCATGATGCATATAACCTGCTCGTGAACAGGAATACGCGTGTGTACCGTCAGGAATCCTGA
- a CDS encoding type B DNA-directed DNA polymerase yields MWILDSAYRGGGVDLWCKAGSVQVSHHEYDPPFYLYLPDPDAYHPMITALEEDYRAEACTFRTIFGKREGYKIFAGRTVAEAIEHQTEYAAQIFNADIRKDQCFMAENGIVPCCNDMGDRFSPDISHDLKWIEIQIPGHPDRAGTFTEMSIVHEQNEHLAGSEREVLSDLFTLIDACDPDVILMPHADRWMAVLQARTRALDISLNISRTGKYRTIGSRSYWSYGRVEHKDAALIPDGRILIDTEQSLVYREGGLSGVLLAARLSGISPNLASRFTPGTLISGYETYEAVRRGIVVPFRKSDAEALRKFALLRGADRGGMMFQPEAGIFFDVDEIDFTSMYPSIIVLANLSPETIGHQEKQGFLPTALAPLLDLRKTVKQRKRSDPNAAGIDAVLKWMLVTCFGYTGYKNAKFGRIEVHEAITRKSREILLQTKEIAEDMGFTVLHGIVDCLWVQGPSVSALQERICRETRLAAETEHFDWLVFLPLNDGFGAYNRYYGRQPDGSVKVRGIAARRHDTPGYIRKMQGDMLAVMGRAKTRAELESMWDEVCKIYRTAVAQLPDAPVQEMTISRRISRLRYAHRCIEGAAVEAYRESGADIAPGMKIQYVVRDARTYNVDPVWSAGNFDIPYYRDLLERAWIEIAYAFREGRALRDPQSRIAGLPHHQNITGRQRCNIPCRQVSGR; encoded by the coding sequence ATGTGGATACTTGACTCGGCTTACCGCGGAGGGGGCGTGGATCTGTGGTGCAAAGCGGGATCGGTACAGGTGAGCCACCATGAGTACGATCCACCGTTCTATCTGTATCTTCCCGATCCGGACGCATACCACCCCATGATTACCGCACTGGAAGAAGATTACCGGGCTGAGGCCTGCACATTCAGGACAATCTTTGGAAAACGCGAGGGGTACAAAATTTTTGCAGGGCGGACCGTAGCTGAAGCAATCGAGCACCAGACAGAATATGCTGCGCAGATCTTCAATGCAGACATCAGGAAGGATCAGTGCTTCATGGCCGAGAACGGGATCGTTCCCTGCTGTAATGATATGGGCGATCGCTTCTCCCCTGATATCTCCCATGACCTGAAATGGATAGAAATACAGATCCCCGGCCACCCGGACCGGGCCGGTACTTTTACAGAGATGAGCATCGTCCACGAGCAGAACGAACATCTTGCCGGATCCGAGCGGGAGGTACTGTCCGATCTCTTCACGCTGATTGATGCGTGCGACCCGGATGTGATTCTCATGCCCCACGCGGATCGCTGGATGGCGGTACTGCAGGCACGGACCCGTGCGCTGGACATTTCCCTGAACATAAGCCGGACGGGCAAATACCGCACCATCGGTTCGCGCTCGTACTGGAGTTACGGGAGGGTAGAACACAAGGATGCAGCACTCATTCCCGACGGCAGGATACTGATTGATACCGAGCAGTCGCTTGTGTACCGGGAGGGTGGACTCTCTGGCGTGCTCCTGGCCGCCAGGCTTTCTGGGATCTCCCCCAATCTCGCATCCCGGTTCACCCCGGGTACACTCATCTCCGGTTACGAGACCTATGAAGCGGTGCGAAGAGGTATCGTGGTACCGTTCCGCAAGAGCGATGCTGAAGCACTGCGGAAATTTGCCCTGCTCAGGGGCGCGGATCGGGGCGGGATGATGTTCCAGCCGGAAGCCGGGATCTTTTTTGACGTGGATGAGATCGATTTCACCTCAATGTATCCTTCAATCATCGTTCTCGCAAACCTGTCGCCGGAGACCATAGGGCATCAGGAAAAGCAGGGCTTCCTTCCCACCGCCCTTGCACCCCTGCTTGACCTGAGAAAGACGGTAAAACAGCGGAAGCGATCCGATCCCAATGCAGCGGGTATCGATGCCGTCCTCAAATGGATGCTCGTTACCTGCTTCGGCTATACCGGATACAAGAATGCAAAATTCGGGAGGATCGAGGTTCACGAGGCTATCACCAGAAAGTCCCGCGAGATTCTTCTGCAGACAAAAGAGATCGCCGAGGATATGGGATTTACAGTGCTGCACGGGATTGTGGACTGCCTCTGGGTGCAGGGACCATCAGTCTCGGCATTGCAGGAGCGCATCTGCCGGGAGACCCGGCTGGCTGCCGAAACCGAGCATTTTGACTGGCTGGTCTTCCTCCCCCTCAATGACGGGTTTGGGGCATACAACCGCTATTACGGCCGGCAGCCGGATGGGAGCGTGAAAGTCAGGGGCATTGCAGCACGACGGCACGATACCCCCGGTTACATCAGGAAGATGCAGGGCGATATGCTTGCCGTCATGGGCCGAGCAAAAACCCGGGCTGAACTGGAATCGATGTGGGACGAAGTATGCAAGATATACCGGACCGCTGTTGCACAACTCCCTGATGCTCCCGTGCAGGAGATGACCATCAGCCGGAGGATAAGCCGGCTCCGGTACGCCCACCGCTGCATCGAAGGAGCCGCGGTTGAGGCATATCGAGAGTCCGGGGCGGATATAGCGCCGGGCATGAAGATCCAGTACGTTGTGCGCGATGCACGTACATACAACGTCGATCCGGTCTGGAGTGCTGGAAACTTCGACATCCCGTATTACCGGGATCTCCTGGAGCGGGCATGGATCGAGATCGCGTATGCATTCCGGGAGGGGAGGGCACTGAGGGATCCGCAGTCCCGGATTGCGGGTCTGCCTCATCATCAGAATATCACCGGCAGGCAAAGATGTAATATCCCCTGCCGCCAAGTATCCGGCAGATAA